In a genomic window of Quercus lobata isolate SW786 chromosome 4, ValleyOak3.0 Primary Assembly, whole genome shotgun sequence:
- the LOC115985746 gene encoding uncharacterized protein LOC115985746, which translates to MRSGVVEQERQGGRSSVGRQNIRGSTEGRFCTVYGVRWTPPRDGLFKINVDGAVFLNQKAVGVGVVIGDNEGRLEAALSKKIPLPLGTAEVEAKAFEVGLLFAKDVGVRDVVLEGDSKIVYNALCNYSWAPSSIAAVTHGIQDMSEEFRSVDYSHVRRQGNMPAHILAKYASSINDYVAWIEEDPCCIMQALIHDVNSFS; encoded by the coding sequence ATGAGGTCCGGTGTGGTGGAGCAAGAAAGACAGGGAGGCAGATCTTCAGTTGGGCGTCAGAATATCCGAGGGAGTACAGAGGGGCGATTCTGCACGGTGTACGGTGTACGGTGGACTCCTCCACGGGATGGCCTTTTCAAGATCAACGTTGACGGCGCAGTTTTCTTGAACCAGAAAGCAGTGGGTGTTGGGGTAGTAATCGGCGACAATGAGGGCAGACTTGAAGCAGCtttaagcaagaaaattccgttACCTTTAGGCACAGCAGAGGTGGAAGCAAAAGCTTTCGAGGTAGGCCTGCTTTTTGCAAAGGACGTTGGCGTTCGCGATGTTGTTCTGGAAGGTGATTCTAAAATTGTTTATAATGCTCTTTGTAACTATTCCTGGGCCCCATCTTCAATAGCTGCTGTGACTCACGGGATTCAGGACATGAGTGAAGAGTTTAGAAGTGTTGACTATTCTCATGTGCGGAGACAAGGAAACATGCCGGCCCATATTTTAGCTAAATATGCATCTAGCATAAATGATTATGTTGCGTGGATTGAAGAGGATCCTTGCTGTATTATGCAAGCTCTTATCCATGATGTAAACTCCTTTTCGTAG
- the LOC115983767 gene encoding probable glutathione S-transferase, which produces MADEVILLGTWISMYAMRVKIALAEKGIEYDYKQEDLNNKSPLLLEANPIHKKIPVLIHNGKPVCESLIIVQYIDEVWNDKSPLLPSDPYQRAHARFWADFVDKKVSVVSSKLWTTKGEELEAGKKEFFETFKILEGELGDKPYFGGETFGFVDLSLVTFYSWFHTYEVFGNINIEAECPKIIAWAKRCLQKETVAKSLADQKKVYEAVGQLRKIRGYE; this is translated from the exons ATGGCGGACGAGGTGATTCTGCTAGGCACCTGGATCAGTATGTATGCGATGAGGGTCAAGATTGCACTGGCCGAGAAGGGCATCGAGTATGATTACAAGCAAGAGGACTTGAATAACAAGAGCCCTCTGCTTTTAGAGGCAAACCCCATTCACAAGAAGATCCCAGTTCTCATCCATAATGGGAAACCTGTGTGTGAGTCTCTCATCATTGTTCAGTACATAGATGAGGTCTGGAACGATAAGTCTCCATTGCTTCCCTCTGATCCGTACCAGAGAGCTCATGCCAGGTTCTGGGCTGATTTTGTTGATAAGAAG gTTAGTGTTGTTTCAAGCAAGTTATGGACTACAAAAGGAGAAGAGCTGGAGGCAGGCAAGAAGGAATTCTTTGAAACCTTCAAGATATTGGAGGGGGAGCTTGGTGACAAGCCTTACTTTGGGGGTGAAACATTTGGGTTTGTGGACCTTTCTCTTGTCACTTTCTACAGCTGGTTCCATACCTACGAGGTATTTGGCAATATCAACATAGAGGCAGAGTGCCCCAAGATTATTGCGTGGGCTAAAAGGTGCCTCCAAAAGGAGACTGTGGCAAAGTCTCTTGCTGACCAGAAGAAAGTTTATGAGGCTGTTGGGCAATTGAGAAAAATACGCGGCTACGAGTAG
- the LOC115985747 gene encoding uncharacterized protein LOC115985747: protein MGADEVSKLASSEEGRTSMDLAIEVQKHPSIEEVAVFTIQSTDTWMTPIISFLQDGHLPQNTEEARKIKKRAARFTILNDVLYKRGFSMPYLKCVDEEEAKYILEEVHGGICGDHASSRSLVNKVVRAGYFWPTMQVGVAEIVRRCDKCQRYGNVQ, encoded by the coding sequence ATGGGGGCCGACGAAGTATCAAAGCTAGCATCATCAGAAGAAGGGAGGACGAGCATGGACTTGGCAATAGAGGTCCAGAAACACCCTAGTATTGAAGAGGTTGCAGTGTTCACCATCCAGAGCACAGACACCTGGATGACGCCCATAATATCCTTCCTCCAAGACGGGCACCTCCCTCAAAACACTGAAGAAGCTAGAAAGATCAAGAAGAGAGCAGCCAGGTTCACGATCCTGAATGACGTCctgtacaagagaggcttctctatgcctTACTTAAAGTGCGTCGACGAAGAAGAGGCCAAATACATCCTGGAAGAAGTGCACGGAGGAATTTGTGGCGACCATGCGAGCTCCAGATCCCTGGTAAACAAGGTGGTAAGAGCaggatatttttggccaacAATGCAGGTGGGCGTTGCTGAGATCGTCAGGAGGTGCGACAAATGCCAGCGATACGGGAATGTGCAATGA